The DNA segment CGGTTGCGGTTAGGATGATTTTTATCTTGCTTGTTATAGCTGGTGCAATTTTATTATTGCAATACAGGCCTGATTTGCCGCCTTATTTGCAAAATGTGGTAAGTGCTATATCTGCTTTATTGATTATAGTAATTTGTATATGGGGAAATTTTTATCGGTTCATACGTTATGTTCGGGAATCGATAACTGAATTGAAAAAAGTTGTATGGCCGGAAAAATCCTATGCTGTTAGGATGACTGGATTTGTTTTGGTCTTTGTTACTATACTTGCCGTTTTTATTTATGGCGTGGATACCGTGGTTTCTTGGGTATTGTTTGATCTTCTGATGCGATAGGGGGTGTATATGGCTAAGCAGTGGTATGTTATCCAAGCTTATTCCGGATTTGAAAAAAATGTTCAAAAAACTTTGAAAGAGCGTATTGTGCGGGAGGGTATGGAACAGTATTTTGGGGAAATATTGGTTCCTGTCGAGGAAGTAGTTGATATTAAGAACGGTCGGCGCACGGTCAGCGAAAGAAAATTTTTTCCGGGGTATGTGCTTATTGAGATGGAAATGTCTGATGATTCTTGGCACTTGGTAAAGAGTACACCTAGGGTATCTGGCTTTGTTGGAGGAGTTGCTAATCGTCCTTTGCCAATTTCACAAAAAGAGGTTGAGATAATTATGGCTCAAGTTCAGGTTGATGGTG comes from the Kingella potus genome and includes:
- the secE gene encoding preprotein translocase subunit SecE, whose amino-acid sequence is MSKQDSENKVATSVVVSDRLQQQVKQVRKSAISVAVRMIFILLVIAGAILLLQYRPDLPPYLQNVVSAISALLIIVICIWGNFYRFIRYVRESITELKKVVWPEKSYAVRMTGFVLVFVTILAVFIYGVDTVVSWVLFDLLMR
- the nusG gene encoding transcription termination/antitermination protein NusG, yielding MAKQWYVIQAYSGFEKNVQKTLKERIVREGMEQYFGEILVPVEEVVDIKNGRRTVSERKFFPGYVLIEMEMSDDSWHLVKSTPRVSGFVGGVANRPLPISQKEVEIIMAQVQVDGEKPKPRVEFEIGQKVRVNEGPFADFNGVVEEVNYERNKLRVSVQIFGRETPVELEFGQVEKN